The Toxorhynchites rutilus septentrionalis strain SRP chromosome 3, ASM2978413v1, whole genome shotgun sequence genome includes a region encoding these proteins:
- the LOC129777122 gene encoding thioredoxin-related transmembrane protein 2 homolog — translation MSFKKDVALLIKPYYWVNILMGLSFIVAKRAPMICNYLWTYLFNQQDQCELDGRETEILFFLLIVVMIRTRKTGSVTMINYLTSSFTYTKIANLGLWFYSDIRLGLIYGALFILVALTLPEPTYTGPENVVYFRVENGLEDELENDKRVNWLVAFYTVWNPACVNFAPVFAELSAEYNLPNLKFGKVDIGRFPAIGKKYHVSDSSFSRQLPTVILFRNGKEVARRPFSDSKGKLVKFFFTTDNVKAAFDMNNLYKECKDNPIKSTKAITGAEKKKN, via the coding sequence ATGTCGTTCAAAAAAGATGTGGCCCTGCTCATTAAACCCTACTATTGGGTGAACATCCTGATGGGCCTTTCATTCATAGTGGCAAAACGAGCGCCAATGATTTGTAACTATTTATGGACTTACTTGTTCAACCAGCAGGATCAGTGTGAACTGGATGGACGTGAAACAGAAATTCTATTTTTCCTGCTAATCGTCGTTATGATTCGTACAAGAAAAACGGGAAGCGTTACCATGATCAATTATCTAACATCCAGCTTCACGTACACGAAGATAGCGAACCTTGGGCTGTGGTTCTACAGTGACATTCGCTTGGGGCTAATATATGGAGCTCTGTTCATCCTAGTGGCGCTGACGCTCCCCGAACCAACATATACGGGGCCGGAAAATGTTGTGTACTTCCGGGTGGAAAATGGTCTTGAGGATGAACTCGAGAACGATAAACGTGTCAATTGGCTGGTGGCATTCTATACCGTGTGGAATCCTGCTTGCGTAAACTTTGCTCCAGTTTTTGCCGAACTATCTGCCGAGTATAACTTGCCTAACTTGAAATTCGGCAAAGTCGATATCGGACGATTCCCAGCCATTGGCAAGAAGTACCACGTTTCCGACAGTTCTTTCAGCCGACAGCTACCTACGGTGATACTGTTCCGCAATGGGAAGGAAGTGGCCCGACGTCCTTTTTCCGACTCCAAGGGAAAGCTGGTGAAATTTTTCTTTACCACCGACAACGTGAAGGCGGCCTTCGatatgaataatttgtataaggAATGTAAGGACAATCCGATCAAGAGTACCAAGGCCATAACGGGtgcggaaaagaagaagaattaa